Proteins found in one Zea mays cultivar B73 chromosome 1, Zm-B73-REFERENCE-NAM-5.0, whole genome shotgun sequence genomic segment:
- the LOC103643533 gene encoding expansin-A31 encodes MAPRMMLVLWGVLAAASSTVVAGWSAGTATFYGGSDGSGTMGGACGYGNLYSAGYGVNNAALSQTLFNDGASCGQCYLITCDASRAGGQYCKPGGASVTVTATNLCPPNYALPSGGWCGPGRPHFDMSQPAWENIGVVRGGIVPVLYQQVRCSRSGGVRFNVAGSSYFLLVSIQNMGGSGSVAAAWVKGTSTAWIQMSRNWGANWQALSGLTNQALSFAVTSTGGQYIQFLNVAPAWWQFGQTYSTNQQFYY; translated from the coding sequence ATGGCGCCCAGGATGATGCTGGTTCTGTGGGGCGTTCTGGCTGCAGCGTCGTCCACCGTCGTGGCGGGCTGGTCGGCAGGCACGGCGACGTTCTACGGCGGGTCGGACGGATCCGGGACCATGGGCGGCGCGTGCGGGTACGGCAACCTGTACAGCGCCGGGTACGGCGTGAACAACGCGGCGCTGAGCCAGACCCTGTTCAACGACGGCGCGTCGTGCGGGCAGTGCTACCTCATCACCTGCGACGCGTCGCGCGCGGGCGGGCAGTACTGCAAGCCCGGCGGCGCCAGCGTGACCGTGACGGCCACCAACCTGTGCCCGCCCAACTACGCGCTCCCCAGCGGCGGCTGGTGCGGCCCGGGGCGCCCGCACTTCGACATGTCGCAGCCGGCGTGGGAGAACATCGGCGTCGTCCGGGGCGGCATCGTCCCGGTGCTGTACCAGCAGGTCAGGTGCTCGCGCAGCGGCGGCGTGCGCTTCAACGTCGCCGGCTCCAGCTACTTTTTGCTCGTCAGCATCCAGAACATGGGCGGCAGCGGCTCGGTCGCCGCCGCGTGGGTCAAGGGCACCAGCACGGCGTGGATCCAGATGTCCAGGAACTGGGGCGCTAACTGGCAGGCTCTCTCGGGGCTCACTAATCAGGCGCTCAGCTTCGCCGTCACCAGCACCGGCGGGCAGTACATACAGTTCCTCAACGTGGCGCCGGCGTGGTGGCAGTTCGGGCAGACCTACTCCACCAACCAGCAGTTTTACTACTGA